The following proteins come from a genomic window of Lolium rigidum isolate FL_2022 chromosome 5, APGP_CSIRO_Lrig_0.1, whole genome shotgun sequence:
- the LOC124653201 gene encoding putative glutaredoxin-C14, giving the protein MDRVMKLASERAVVIFTSDSCCMCHTVTRLFRDFGVSALEHELDQDPKGKEMERALIKLLGKGPPVPAVFIGGKLVGGTNKVMSLHLSGELVPMIRNAGALWL; this is encoded by the coding sequence ATGGACCGTGTGATGAAGCTGGCGTCGGAGCGGGCGGTGGTGATCTTCACGTCGGACTCGTGCTGCATGTGCCACACGGTGACCCGCCTTTTCCGCGACTTTGGCGTCAGCGCCCTAGAGCATGAACTAGACCAGGATCCCAAGGGCAAGGAGATGGAGAGGGCGCTCATCAAGCTTCTCGGTAAGGGGCCGCCTGTCCCGGCGGTGTTCATCGGTGGGAAGCTTGTCGGCGGCACCAACAAGGTCATGTCTCTCCATCTCAGCGGCGAGCTTGTCCCCATGATTCGGAATGCAGGTGCCCTGTGGCTATAG